Proteins encoded in a region of the Candidatus Zixiibacteriota bacterium genome:
- a CDS encoding NADH-quinone oxidoreductase subunit C — protein MTDANAHAHPVIACLSARFGDGLIETHTHRGDATAVVRPDRYHEVIAFLREDTDCAFDFLTDLCGVDRLELKLKPRFEVIVYLYSSRTNSRFRLKTRPLNDADPVIDSIVDLFPAANWPEREVYDMFGVRFTGHPNLTRILMYEEFVGYPLRKDYPVNKRQPRVPMREIPDDRPGMIFL, from the coding sequence ATGACGGACGCCAACGCACACGCCCATCCGGTCATCGCCTGCCTGAGCGCCCGGTTCGGCGACGGTCTCATCGAAACGCACACGCATCGGGGCGATGCCACCGCGGTTGTGCGTCCGGATCGCTATCATGAGGTGATCGCGTTTCTGCGGGAAGACACCGACTGCGCTTTCGACTTCCTGACCGATCTGTGCGGTGTCGACCGCTTGGAACTGAAACTGAAGCCACGCTTTGAAGTGATTGTTTATCTGTATTCGTCGCGGACCAATTCCCGATTCCGTCTCAAGACGCGTCCGCTCAACGATGCCGATCCGGTGATCGATTCGATCGTCGATCTGTTTCCGGCCGCGAACTGGCCCGAGCGCGAGGTCTATGACATGTTCGGTGTGCGGTTCACCGGGCATCCGAATCTGACGCGCATCCTGATGTACGAGGAATTCGTCGGCTACCCGTTGCGAAAGGACTATCCGGTCAACAAACGTCAGCCGCGGGTGCCGATGCGTGAAATCCCCGATGATCGTCCGGGAATGATCTTCCTGTAA
- a CDS encoding NADH-quinone oxidoreductase subunit B translates to MAVKEGQGGFFTSRLSDGIAWARKWSLFPYPFVTACCGMEYMAVSAAHYDLDRFGAAWPRFSPRQADMLMVVGTISQKMAPILKTVYEQMCEPKWVVAFGVCTCTGGFYDNYATVQGIDRVIPVDVYIPGCPPRPETVLDALMKLQDKIQSEYHPLTGSVRKSA, encoded by the coding sequence ATGGCGGTAAAAGAGGGACAGGGGGGGTTTTTCACGTCCCGGCTCTCCGACGGGATCGCCTGGGCACGGAAGTGGTCGCTGTTCCCCTACCCGTTCGTGACCGCCTGCTGCGGGATGGAATACATGGCAGTGTCGGCGGCTCATTACGATCTGGATCGTTTCGGCGCGGCTTGGCCACGCTTTTCACCCCGTCAGGCCGATATGCTCATGGTCGTCGGGACAATTTCGCAGAAGATGGCGCCGATCCTGAAAACAGTCTACGAACAGATGTGCGAACCGAAATGGGTTGTGGCGTTCGGTGTCTGCACCTGCACGGGCGGCTTCTACGACAACTACGCGACCGTGCAGGGGATCGACCGCGTGATCCCGGTCGACGTTTACATCCCCGGCTGCCCGCCGCGTCCGGAGACGGTGCTGGATGCCCTCATGAAGCTTCAGGACAAAATCCAGTCGGAATATCACCCCCTGACCGGCTCCGTGCGCAAGAGCGCGTAG
- a CDS encoding NADH-quinone oxidoreductase subunit D → MPASETPFPTQTRIPVEEHIDSRSGRRTRSMMLNMGPAHPAMHGVIRIIAELDGEEVAGADIEIGYLHRGFEKDCEVVGWGQAFPYTDRLNYVSPLINNVTYAMGVEKLLDLTITERCAYIRVIISEVSRITDHLTCIAAIAMEMGAMTPFIYLMKGREYLYELVEELTGARLTVSYVKVGGVKGDLPDGWLKRLESALVNVDKEIAEVDRLLTRNRIFIDRTRNVGVISQQDAWSLGFTGPVLRSTGRARDLRKDEPYLVYDRLDFDVPIGSVGDNYDRYLVRLEEMQQSARIIRQCIREIPGGAVRVDLSGRPLSASEVVDAAKMGMTTDLLLRAVQADPTLDGTGKAHARQINADDKRAVLPPKEDTYGNIEGLMNHFMLIMEGEGLKPPPGEIYIANEAANGELGFHMVSDGSGRAYRVRCRPPCFYLMQGLDRMIIGDMVADVVPTFGSINMIAGELDR, encoded by the coding sequence ATGCCGGCCTCCGAGACACCGTTTCCAACGCAGACGCGCATCCCGGTCGAGGAGCACATCGATTCGCGCTCCGGGCGTCGGACCCGTTCGATGATGCTGAACATGGGCCCGGCGCACCCCGCCATGCACGGCGTGATCCGCATCATTGCCGAGCTCGACGGCGAAGAGGTGGCCGGCGCGGACATTGAGATCGGATATCTGCATCGCGGCTTTGAGAAGGATTGCGAGGTGGTCGGGTGGGGGCAGGCCTTTCCCTACACGGACCGGCTCAATTATGTCTCGCCGCTGATCAACAATGTCACCTATGCCATGGGTGTCGAAAAGCTGCTGGATCTGACGATCACCGAACGCTGCGCATACATCCGCGTCATCATCAGCGAGGTGTCCCGCATCACCGACCACCTGACGTGCATTGCCGCCATCGCCATGGAGATGGGGGCGATGACGCCGTTTATCTACCTGATGAAGGGACGCGAGTACCTCTACGAACTCGTCGAGGAACTGACCGGCGCGCGACTGACGGTCTCGTATGTCAAGGTCGGGGGCGTCAAGGGCGATCTGCCCGATGGCTGGCTGAAACGTCTCGAATCGGCGCTGGTGAATGTGGACAAGGAAATCGCGGAGGTCGACCGGCTGCTGACACGCAACCGCATCTTCATCGACCGGACGCGCAATGTTGGGGTCATTTCGCAACAGGACGCCTGGTCTTTGGGATTCACCGGTCCGGTCCTCCGTTCGACCGGACGCGCCCGCGATCTGCGTAAGGATGAGCCCTATCTCGTCTATGACCGCCTGGACTTCGACGTCCCGATCGGCAGTGTCGGTGACAATTACGACCGATACCTCGTTCGCCTCGAGGAAATGCAGCAGTCGGCACGGATCATCCGTCAATGCATCCGGGAGATTCCCGGCGGCGCGGTACGGGTCGATCTCAGCGGACGCCCGCTGTCGGCCAGCGAGGTCGTCGATGCCGCCAAGATGGGAATGACGACCGATCTGCTGTTGCGAGCGGTGCAGGCGGATCCGACACTGGACGGCACCGGCAAGGCGCATGCGCGACAAATCAATGCCGATGACAAGCGCGCGGTGTTGCCGCCCAAGGAGGACACCTACGGCAACATCGAGGGTCTGATGAACCACTTTATGCTGATCATGGAGGGCGAGGGACTCAAGCCGCCGCCGGGCGAAATCTACATAGCCAATGAAGCGGCCAACGGCGAACTCGGGTTTCACATGGTGTCCGACGGCAGTGGCCGCGCCTACCGCGTGCGTTGCCGCCCCCCGTGTTTCTATCTGATGCAGGGTTTGGATCGCATGATCATCGGCGACATGGTCGCCGATGTGGTGCCGACCTTCGGCAGCATCAACATGATCGCCGGCGAGCTGGACCGATGA